AATAAAGGCGTTTTTACTTACCAATGACGAAACTGGAAGCGCAAAAGAATGCATGCACAAGGTAAAGCCTCCAATGGATTATATCCTGAAGGATTGGTGTCATCATACCGACCAGCCAGTTAAATGCCCAATTCGTGGCTGTTGAAAGACTAGCTCCCTTTGATCTGATGCTGAGGGGGAGAATCTCTGGTGGGTATAACCAGGGAATAGGGCCCCACGAGTATCCGAATGCAGCGTTGTATATCATAACGAATATGACAACAAGCATCGGTGTCTGTTTGATATCAAGGTAGAGAAAATAAGATATCATAGCGAGGGAGCCGGTCATCATGGCTGCACCGCTGAGCAGAATAGGCCGACGACCCCAAGAATCAACTATGTACCATGGCGGGACGGTTGAGAGCAGGTAGGTTATGCCGTTGATACCTGTCATCAGCACAGCATCATGGCCTACCCAGCCAGCCGACTCAAAAACGTACGGCGCGTAGTACGAAATAACGTTGATGCCGTTCAACTGAGCCAGGGCCTGCGCTGACATGGCAATGAACACACGTGTCCTGTAGCGCCTGAACATCTCGCTGTATGATCTCTCGCCTTCTTGGCGCTGAATCAGAACGTCCATTTTGATATCGCGGAACTCTTCGCGTGCCTTAGAGTTATGGATGTCACCTCCACCATAAAGGTTGGCGATGACAACAATTCCTTCCTCGTCGTGGTCATTATCCAAAAGCCATCTACACACCTCGTTAGACAGAGACCTCACCGAAAACATGTAGGAAAAAAACAGTGGTTGGACTAACCTTGGGGACTCGACAATGATCAGACTGCCCAGGCCAAGTAGGGCGCCCATGATGCACTGCATCATCAGTGGGAGCCTCCATGACATGTTGCTCGTAATGAAGCCGCAAAAGTAGTCTACCCAGACTGAGGTCGCATAGCCGAAGATGTTTCCAGTGAACTCTATGCACGCAAGTTTTCCTCGGTTATGCGGAGGCGAGATCTCGGACTGGTAAACTGGTACGATCGTTGATAGCATACCAACGCCGAGACCGGCTATAACGCGCCCAACCAGCATCATTTCAAAGCCGGTGGCCAATGTCTGCATGGCACCCCCGACGAAGAAGATCATGGAGCCATAGAGAATCGTTCGTCGGCGACCAATGATGTCGCCAATCCTCCCAACCATGAGGGACGAGATGAAGGCGCCGACCTCGAGGATTGCGACCATGGCACCCACCTGTGCCCTGGTGGGGTTGTTAAAGTATTCTTTGAAGTAAGGGCCACTGCAATGCCACCGGTCAGTAATCTGAGGGAGCATTTGGAGGCAGTCATGAGTAGAAGGGCAAAAACATACGTGATGATTCCCGACATAACTCCTTGATCATATCCAAAAAGGAACACTCCCAACGACACGAAGACGCTTGTGAAGTAGCTGTAAACCTGTTAGCTGTCTGGGCCTTGGTTGTTGTCGTGTTGTCGTAGACGCTTGGGTCCCTTCGGGCCGTTTGCAATCGCGGGATAGAGGTGTGACGAACATCAAGGGTTTGCCGGTGAGGCCATGGATGGGACTTGAACCGCCCGACATGATGCGGGCTATTAGGCGCTCAGCCCTGCTCTGTTGAGGAACAACAGCGTCTGGTATGTGAATCGCTTCCTTATTAACGAGGCCAGCGCGATGGTGCTGATATGGCGACGTCGAGCGATTACGGGACGAAGTCGTGGACTCTTGGTATCGAACCCGTTTGTGTTTTTTGTGTTGAGATTGGCGCTTCACAATCCCAGCAAGGAAATCGGCATGGGCAGGCTCGTCCAGGAGACGGTCACGAAGAGGATCCTCAGCGGTTAGCTGCTCGGCAATGTCGCCTGTGTCCGTCCAAGATGATTCGGATCCAGCGTA
The Pyricularia oryzae 70-15 chromosome 1, whole genome shotgun sequence DNA segment above includes these coding regions:
- a CDS encoding high affinity glucose transporter, translating into MSGGSSPIHGLTGKPLIYFTSVFVSLGVFLFGYDQGVMSGIITGPYFKEYFNNPTRAQVGAMVAILEVGAFISSLMVGRIGDIIGRRRTILYGSMIFFVGGAMQTLATGFEMMLVGRVIAGLGVGMLSTIVPVYQSEISPPHNRGKLACIEFTGNIFGYATSVWVDYFCGFITSNMSWRLPLMMQCIMGALLGLGSLIIVESPRWLLDNDHDEEGIVVIANLYGGGDIHNSKAREEFRDIKMDVLIQRQEGERSYSEMFRRYRTRVFIAMSAQALAQLNGINVISYYAPYVFESAGWVGHDAVLMTGINGITYLLSTVPPWYIVDSWGRRPILLSGAAMMTGSLAMISYFLYLDIKQTPMLVVIFVMIYNAAFGYSWGPIPWLYPPEILPLSIRSKGASLSTATNWAFNWLVGMMTPILQDIIHWRLYLVHAFFCASSFVIVYFIYPETCGVRLEDMGSLFGDSTTAMGTPATMGTPAQDPETGALLRPSSPIPPLDIRNGSGGPFGAAGAIPGLNIDPPDQAAVDAKNSRDAEQGGGGIGAWFSRLMGRGRSRNGESSRDGGRYTAIGQGDD